A genomic stretch from Leishmania donovani BPK282A1 complete genome, chromosome 36 includes:
- a CDS encoding protein kinase, putative, which translates to MADGYHNKPAAPKVGQRFGPYQVGDTIGRGTFAKVKIGYHETTKVRVALKIISRKLMESDARSALKIKREIKIMRVLRHPHITRLYDVVKTKHDIVLVMEYVSGGELFDYVTCKGRLEEPTARALFQQLTAAVAYCHRYRVTHRDIKPENIMMEHGCHSVKLSDFGLSSITHDGRFFETSCGTPNYASPEVVSGRLYGGPEADVWSCGVVLYAMLCGTLPFDDSNIALLFKKIQTADYAIPSHVSAQARDLLHRVLVVNPLERATMEQVMQHPWLRPDFPRYLLSLHFAAIVETTRFASTYYLTEDMLDEEVVRVVASRFRVSPQEVASIIMSEEERIPSMRAVISDEDNPNSMARRYPAANYFEMYSNVLDSKLWPTPVEIAAAEVALRDEAHDIYVSYVILTQKKQNKLAPQEHAANPSFGESANSLLQSQAQQGYGSLNANSLQQLTGNSSFTGLSFKETSSRSHTDASSSPASKKSNHHNGKALQNLSSPLQHIMNSTVPAAPPGDPWQSGYNVVAAPFLPLHAKGATGTVLGQLLRVQELPVQLLMSRRITVKPVKKEASSTMFLSPGLPKSTPGFDCISDTGAAPTSMPTAPQGNLLQPQRSPTTRTRSAAPTLLHPHSKVEVGLSDPHSPIPTGRPMRSIGADARHNLATAGGETALDTLYHAETVTRFGNDFIRNGVAFVNSTSHETLQEVYEAMKEEGLLWKVIYDYYFSVVRYPNIKLQVKVYKTKSDEQLVDVKVSAQSGMAAYDVALSLLERLRTRAVNKRNTQIRESHASALTPDTT; encoded by the coding sequence ATGGCGGACGGCTACCACAACAAGCCCGCTGCCCCCAAGGTGGGCCAGCGCTTTGGCCCCTATCAGGTCGGCGACACCATCGGCCGTGGCACCTTCGCCAAAGTAAAGATTGGCTACCACGAAACGACCAAGGTCCGCGTAGCGCTCAAGATTATATCACGCAAGCTGATGGAAAGCGACGCGCGTTCGGCGCTGAAGATCAAGCGCGAGATCAAGATCAtgcgggtgctgcgccacccgcACATCACTCGGCTCTACGACGTTGTCAAGACGAAGCACGACATTGTGCTGGTCATGGAGTACGTGTCTGGCGGCGAGCTGTTTGACTACGTTACCTGCAAAGGTCGACTAGAGGAGCCGACTGCGCGCGCCCTATTTCAGCAGCTtaccgccgctgtcgcctaCTGCCATCGCTACCGGGTCACACATCGCGACATCAAGCCAGAGAACATCATGATGGAGCACGGGTGCCACAGCGTGAAGTTGAGCGACTTCGGGCTGTCCTCCATCACTCATGACGGTCGCTTCTTCGAGacgagctgcggcacaccCAACTACGCGTCCCCGGAAGTGGTAAGCGGGCGGCTCTACGGCGGCCCGGAGGCGGATGTGTGGAGCTGTGGCGTCGTGCTCTATGCCATGCTCTGCGGCACTCTGCCATTCGACGACAGCAACATTGCTCTCCTTTTCAAGAAGATCCAGACTGCGGACTACGCCATCCCTAGCCACGTCTCCGCGCAGGCACGAgacctgctgcaccgcgtgctGGTCGTGAACCCGCTGGAGCGCGCCACCATGGAGCAGGTGATGCAGCACCCGTGGTTGCGGCCTGACTTTCCCCGTTATCTGCTCTCGTTGCACTTCGCCGCTATCGTGGAGACGACGCGCTTCGCGAGCACCTACTATCTCACGGAGGACATGTTGgatgaggaggtggtgcgcgtcgtcgcctccCGCTTCCGTGTCTCTCCGCAGGAGGTGGCGTCGATCATTAtgtcggaggaggagcgcatcCCGTCGATGCGGGCCGTCATTAGCGATGAGGACAACCCGAACTCCATGGCGCGTCGCTACCCCGCCGCGAACTACTTTGAAATGTACTCAAACGTGTTAGACTCGAAACTGTGGCCCACGCCGGTGGAGAtcgccgcggccgaggtGGCCCTTCGCGACGAGGCTCATGACATCTACGTTTCCTATGTCATTCTGACGCAGAAGAAGCAGAACAAGCTGGCTCCGCAAGAGCATGCCGCAAACCCATCGTTTGGAGAGAGTGCCAACTCCCTCCTTCAGTCGCAGGCCCAGCAGGGCTATGGCTCCCTCAACGCAAactcgctgcagcagctcaccggcaacagcagcttcACCGGCCTCAGCTTCAAGGAGACGAGCTCGAGATCGCACACGGACGCCAGCTCGTCGCCCGCATCGAAGAAATCGAACCATCATAACGGTAAGGCGCTTCAGAATCTATCGTCGCCGTTGCAGCACATCATGAACTCGACCGTGCCGGCGGCCCCTCCTGGGGACCCGTGGCAGTCGGGCTACAAcgtcgtcgcggcgccgTTTCTCCCACTCCACGCGAAAGGTGCCACCGGCACCGTACTGGGACAGCTCCTACGCGTGCAGGAGCTCCCGGTGCAGCTGCTTATGTCTCGAAGAATCACGGTGAAACCTGTCAAGAAAGAAGCATCAAGCACGATGTTTTTGTCGCCCGGGCTTCCGAAATCAACACCTGGTTTTGACTGCATCAgcgacaccggcgctgcgccaacCTCGATGCCAACGGCTCCGCAAGGCaatctgctgcagccgcagcgatcccccacgacgaggacgagatCGGCGGCACCAACTCTGCTACATCCGCACTCGAAGGTTGAGGTGGGTCTTAGCGACCCCCACTCGCCGATCCCGACCGGCAGGCCAATGAGGAgcatcggcgccgacgcgcggcACAACTTGGCCACCGCGGGCGGCGAGACAGCGCTGGACACGTTGTATCATGCAGAGACAGTAACACGCTTCGGCAACGACTTTATTCGCAATGGCGTAGCGTTTGTGAACTCCACCAGTCACGAGACACTGCAGGAGGTGTACGAGGCcatgaaggaggaggggctgctcTGGAAGGTCATCTACGACTACTACTTCTCCGTCGTGCGCTACCCAAACATCAAGCTGCAGGTGAAGGTGTACAAGACCAAGTCGGATGAGCAATTGGTGGACGTCAAGGTGTCCGCGCAAAGCGGGATGGCCGCGTATGACGTGGCGCTGTCGTTGTtagagcggctgcgcacccGTGCCGTTAACAAGCGCAATACGCAGATTCGTGAAAGCCATGCAAGCGCCCTCACGCCGGATACCACTTGA
- a CDS encoding DEAH-box RNA helicase, putative, with protein MDKKALRRAQQASRAAFLRKEASQRQKAANTVVEQKLRDIEQGVVPASVTEADFLLHRSAEVNTASELFDVARRRQALGGEGEALDRWSELAAELPSHPHSSASPADAFKVTEEASDVSGAGVVSAPASAVAMDATSRPLSSAGYVAMSEAEVAERVARHAYVREKTFAELQEDRAAALQGQKERLQLQRRSLPMHQAREELVKLIRDNRVVIIVGETGSGKTTQLLQYLYEEGFHLGPKARKRLLTTPAGAAASSKVKAEADGKGDRAMVDEEQEEELRLICTQPRRIAAISVAERVAQEVGCPCGSVVGYKVRFDDKTGPLTRILFVTDGMMLKEFTNDPDLSSVGAIMVDEAHERSLSTDILLGLLRDVIRRNPDLKVIVASATINAEKFSDFFDKAPVFTVSGRTYPVELFYSDEPVADYVTESAQTVLGLHLSKPLPGDVLVFLPGQDAIETCAETLQSYMDEAKGRLRPLLILPIYSSMPPKEQARIYERTLPGTRKVVIATNIAETSITIDGVVYVVDCGLCKQDYYNPQAMVEELRVVPTSQASATQRAGRAGRTQPGECYRLFTAYTFHNELPPETIPEILRCSMSAVVLQLKAFGIHNLLQFDFLDAPSTASLERALDHLFLLGAMKADGRLTVTGRRMAEFPLEPSLSKCLIRACTLGCGRHMAMAAAMITLDSIFINTRDAKERQHIKSAREHLFGFGNGDVTGYIRLMEEWLRAGPRAGEFCRSNCINARSMLRARDVLDQILKTFDRIGLDVERVPSKSHSDGKDLDDENDALEKVLSAAANQIDVEAVTRALLSGFFFNVAKLEADKWSYLVVRPMDTSVPTGAKRLESAGTAEASVAEIHPASFLFGAGRKSNAHRTPSVTTDAEAGVPPVLRERPGLVVFLQMRRSTKRFMTHVTAIASAEWVLQSAPVNYFRPEELETGLRKRQRA; from the coding sequence ATGGACAAGAAGGCTTTGCGCAGGGCTCAGCAGGCATCGCGGGCGGCGTTCCTACGAAAGGAAGCGTCTCAACGCCAAAAGGCAGCCAACACCGTTGTCGAGCAGAAGCTGAGGGACATCGAGCAAGGCGTCGTCCCGGCATCTGTGACCGAGGCAGACTTCTTGCTGCACCGCTCAGCTGAGGTGAATACAGCAAGCGAGCTATTTGACgtcgcgcgccggcgccaggCTCTcggtggcgaaggcgaagcCTTGGATCGATGGAGCGAGCTGGCAGCAGAGCTGCCGAGTCACCCACACTCATCGGCATCCCCCGCCGACGCATTTAAAGTtacagaggaggcgagcgatgttagcggcgctggcgtggTGTCTGCGCCggcctcggcggtggcgatggacGCGACATCACgacccctctcctctgcagGGTATGTAGCGATGAGTgaggcagaggtggcggagcgAGTGGCGAGGCACGCCTATGTCCGGGAGAAGACCTTCGCCGAGCTCCAGGAGGATCGTGCGGCTGCACTGCAAGGCCAGAAGGAGCGactccagctgcagcgcagaaGTCTGCCAATGCACCAGGCACGGGAGGAGCTGGTGAAGCTCATTCGCGACAATCGCGTGGTGATCATTGTGGGTGAGACCGGATCGGGCAAGacgacgcagctgcttcagtATCTCTATGAGGAGGGCTTCCACTTGGGCCCGAAGGCGCGAAAGCGGCTTCTCACCACCCCTGCAGGGGCTGCGGCTTCCTCGAAGGTGAAGGCTGAAGCTGATGGCAAAGGCGATCGTGCGATGGTGgacgaggagcaggaggaagaACTACGACTGATCTGCACGCAGCCTCGACGAATCGCTGCGATTAGCGTTGCAGAGCGCGTCGCCCAGGAGGTTGGGTGCCcgtgcggcagcgttgtGGGATACAAGGTGCGTTTCGATGACAAGACGGGCCCCCTCACCCGCATCCTCTTCGTGACAGACGGCATGATGCTGAAGGAGTTCACAAACGACCCCGATCTGTCCTCGGTCGGGGCCATCATGGTCGACGAGGCCCACGAGCGTTCTCTGAGCACCGACATCCTGCTCGGCCTCCTGCGCGACGTCATTCGCCGCAACCCGGACCTCAAAGTCATCGTTGCCAGTGCCACCATCAACGCCGAAAAGTTCAGCGACTTCTTCGATAAGGCGCCAGTGTTCACCGTGAGCGGACGGACCTACCCAGTGGAGCTCTTTTACTCAGACGAGCCGGTGGCTGACTACGTGACGGAGTCGGCCCAGACGGTGCTGGGCCTGCACCTGTCCAAACCTCTGCCTGGCGACGTTTTGGTATTCCTGCCGGGCCAAGACGCGATCGAGACGTGCGCGGAGACCCTTCAATCGTACATGGATGAGGCGAAGGgccggctgcggccgctTCTTATTCTCCCGATTTACTCGTCGATGCCACCAAAGGAGCAAGCCCGCATCTACGAGCGCACGCTGCCCGGCACGCGCAAGGTGGTGATCGCGACGAACATTGCCGAAACGTCCATCACGATTGATGGCGTCGTCTACGTGGTGGACTGTGGACTGTGCAAGCAGGACTACTACAACCCGCAGGCGatggtggaggagctgcgggtGGTGCCGACGTCGCAGGCAAGTGCAACGCAGCGCGCGGGGCGAGCCGGGCGAACACAGCCGGGTGAATGCTATCGCCTCTTTACAGCCTACACCTTCCACAACGAGCTGCCGCCAGAGACGATACCGGAGATTTTGCGGTGCTCGATGAGTGCAGTTGTTCTACAGCTCAAGGCGTTCGGCATTCACAACCTCCTCCAGTTCGACTTTCTTGATGCGCCGTCGACTGCGTCGCTGGAGCGGGCGTTAGACCACCTTTTTCTGCTCGGTGCAATGAAGGCGGATGGCCGGCTGACTGTCACGGGGCGGCGCATGGCTGAGTTCCCGCTGGAGCCGTCTCTGAGCAAGTGCTTGATTCGGGCGTGCACGCTGGGCTGCGGGCGGCACATGGCTATGGCAGCCGCCATGATCACGCTGGACTCCATCTTCATTAACACGCGCGATGCaaaggagcggcagcacatcAAGAGCGCCAGGGAACATCTTTTCGGTTTTGGTAACGGCGACGTGACTGGCTACATCCGGCTCATGGAGGAGTGGCTGCGTGCGGGCCCGCGCGCTGGCGAGTTTTGCCGCTCCAACTGCATCAACGCGCGCTCGATGCTGCGCGCACGGGATGTACTGGACCAGATTTTGAAGACGTTCGACCGCATCGGCCTTGACGTGGAGCGTGTGCCGTCCAAGAGCCACAGCGACGGAAAGGACCTCGACGACGAAAACGATGCGCTCGAGAAGGTGCTGAGCGCAGCCGCGAATCAGATCGACGTGGAGGCCGTTACTAGGGCTCTTCTGTCTGGGTTCTTCTTCAATGTGGcgaagctggaggcggacAAGTGGTCATACTTGGTGGTCCGACCGATGGACACCAGCGTGCCAACTGGGGCGAAGCGGCTCGAGAGCGCGGGCACAGCAGAAGCTTCCGTTGCCGAGATTCACCCTGCCAGCTTTCTCTTTGGAGCCGGACGCAAGTCTAACGCGCATCGCACCCCATCAGTCACCACCGACGCTGAGGCTGGTGTTCCCCCGGTGCTGCGAGAGAGGCCAGGTCTCGTCGTGTTCCTGCAGATGCGGCGGTCGACGAAGCGCTTCATGACGCACGTCACCGCCATCGCGTCTGCGGAGTGGGTTCTGCAGAGCGCTCCTGTGAACTACTTTCGGCCGGAGGAGCTCGAGACGGGCCTGCGCAAACGACAGCGCGCGTGA
- a CDS encoding Eukaryotic translation initiation factor 6 (eIF-6), putative yields MTLRTRFESSDDIGVFSRLTNAYCLVAAGASQNFYSVFEQELANHICVVYTSIGDARVIGRLTVGNRHGLIVPSITTDQELQHLRNSLPDSVKVQRVEERLSALGNCVVCNDHVALIHTDLSRETEEVIRDTLQVQTFRTSIAENALVGSYAVATNKGCMVHPKTPAQDMDEISSLLQVPVVAGTINRGNAAIGSGLVVNDWAAFCGLNTTATEITVVERIFQLRREAAGGDEGNLLQNVRETLVDELA; encoded by the coding sequence ATGACGCTACGCACCCGCTTCGAAAGCTCCGATGATATCGGTGTCTTCTCCCGCCTCACCAACGCCTACTGCCTGGTGGCCGCTGGCGCGTCGCAAAACTTCTACTCGGTGTTCGAACAGGAGTTGGCCAACCACATATGTGTCGTGTACACGTCCATCGGTGATGCACGCGTGATTGGCCGCCTTACCGTCGGCAACCGTCACGGCCTCATCGTTCCGTCTATCACGACGGAtcaggagctgcagcacctccgcaaCTCGCTACCCGACTCCGTGAAAGTGCAGCGCGTCGAAGAGCGTCTCTCTGCACTAGGCAACTGTGTGGTTTGTAACGACCACGTAGCGCTCATCCACACAGACCTGAGCCGTGAGACAGAGGAGGTGATCCGCGACACTCTGCAGGTTCAAACGTTCCGCACTTCCATCGCGGAGAACGCCCTAGTCGGTAGTTACGCCGTAGCGACGAATAAGGGTTGCATGGTGCACCCCAAGACCCCTGCGCAGGACATGGACGAGATTTCGTCCCTGCTTCAGGTGCCGGTCGTGGCGGGCACGATCAACCGCGGCAATGCTGCCATCGGCTCTGGCCTCGTAGTGAACGACTGGGCCGCCTTTTGCGGTCTCAACACGACGGCGACAGAAATCACCGTCGTGGAGCGTATcttccagctgcgccgtgaggccgccggtggcgacgaAGGCAACCTACTGCAGAATGTCCGCGAGACCCTGGTGGACGAGCTGGCGTAG
- a CDS encoding protein kinase, putative, with protein sequence MSRLKINLDAIERDGASATEGFCADGVRIGSLLVSSEGVRDNQGNSCVLSLSDLEVVPETEGGFLGKGSSGSVRRAVHRGSNKVVALKEIKVTGQTHINEIRRELETLHAGDFATPYLVSFYGAFAHEGSVFIAMEAMDGSLHELYKPVPPPVLASITRQMLKGLTYLHRTRHLIHRDLKPSNVLYNSRTGDIKISDFGVSSNLECTKADAHSFVGTVTYMSPERLRGEYYSYGADIWSLGLVVAELAVGVCPYAGLRGGSSEARFWALLQHLNGDGAALELPPEMDSDLADFISACVVKSPERRPTCTELLRHPFILRHTAAAPEAEAQPFSTTTSTAPAPGGLFSPLNRASPVAGSAVPLASEGSILKATSPSRAAAAPLPLPSPLERHDGETDADVADRTVVARWIHAVMARKVLHRARGHGSEDPHLEPLAAVSASTATGLGERGGAAGVSAVSSEDPQVAQLREFRAERNLERHSGDGGSAPVEQDCIAGVRSLTCDDLRRTSTGEPSVNLDDELNRLLF encoded by the coding sequence ATGTCGCGACTGAAGATCAACCTTGACGCCATCGAGCGCGATGGAGCAAGCGCAACAGAGGGCTtctgcgccgacggcgtccgcATCGGTTCGCTTCTGGTGTCGTCTGAGGGAGTGCGGGATAATCAGGGCAACTCGTGCGTGCTGTCTCTCAGTGACCTTGAAGTGGTTCCGGAAACGGAGGGCGGCTTCTTAGGgaaaggcagcagcggctctgtTCGCCGTGCGGTTCACCGGGGCAGCAATAAGGTGGTCGCCCTCAAGGAAATCAAAGTGACAGGGCAGACGCACATCAATGAAATTCGACGCGAGCTGGAGACGCTGCACGCTGGCGACTTTGCAACGCCCTACCTCGTCAGTTTCTACGGTGCGTTCGCACATGAGGGGTCCGTCTTTATCGCGATGGAAGCGATGGACGGCTCTCTGCACGAGCTATACAAACCCGTCCCACCACCTGTCTTGGCATCCATCACACGACAGATGCTGAAGGGACTCACGTACCTGCATCGTACCCGCCATCTCATTCATCGCGATTTGAAGCCCAGCAACGTCCTCTACAACAGCCGCACCGGCGACATCAAGATATCCGACTTTGGTGTGAGCTCTAATCTGGAGTGCACCAAGGCAGACGCTCACAGCTTTGTTGGCACGGTTACGTACATGAGTCctgagcggctgcgaggcgagTACTACTCGTACGGGGCGGATATATGGTCTCTGGGGCTCGTTGTCGCAGAGCTGGCCGTGGGCGTGTGCCCGTATGCCGGTTtgcgcggtggcagcagcgaggcgcgcTTCTGGGCACTGTTGCAGCATCTCAacggtgacggtgcagcgctAGAGCTACCGCCGGAGATGGATAGCGACCTGGCCGACTTCATAAGCGCGTGTGTCGTGAAATCTCCTGAACGACGGCCCACGTGTACCGAGTTGCTACGTCATCCGTTCATTTTGAGGCacacagctgcggcgccagaggcggaggcgcaacCGTTCTCGACCACTACTTCCACTGCTCCTGCCCCCGGAGGACTCTTTTCACCGCTGAATCGCGCCTCGCCTGTGGCAGGGTCAGCCGTGCCCCTTGCAAGCGAGGGGAGCATTCTTAAGGCTACCTCGCCATctcgagcggcggcggcgccgctgccgctgccatctCCCCTTGAGCGGCACGACGGCGAAACGGATGCGGATGTCGCAGACCGCACCGTCGTTGCGAGATGGATCCATGCTGTGATGGCGCGGAAGGTGTTgcacagagcgagagggcacggcagcgaggaccCGCACCTGGAGCCACTTGCTGCCGTATCGGCGTCCACAGCCACAGGCTtgggcgagagaggcggggcggcgggTGTTTCTGCGGTTAGCTCAGAGGATCCACAGGTCGCACAGCTTAGGGAGTTCCGCGCCGAGAGGAATCTAGAGCGGCACTCGGGTGATGGCGGCAGTGCCCCCGTGGAGCAAGACTGCATAGCTGGCGTACGCTCTCTCACATGTGACGACCTGCGGCGGACCTCCACAGGGGAACCGTCTGTCAACCTCGATGATGAACTAAATCGGCTTCTCTTCTGA